In Candidatus Neomarinimicrobiota bacterium, the genomic stretch TGCGTGCCGAGTGATAGGCCACTTTCACCACGTTCTCGGAAGTACCCAGAATATTGGCTGTATCGGCCACCGAAAGCTCCTGCAAACCCCGCAGAATCACCACCTGGCGCTCCTGGGAGGAAAGCTTGGGCAGCTGCGCCAGAAGCCGACGGAACTGGTACTTCCACTCGTCGCTCTGAGACTGCGTCGCCGGCTCCTCGCGCTCACCAAGGGGCAGCCAGGAGCGCAGGCGCTGCCGCCGGTAATGGGTGTTGAGAACATTAACGGCCACCCGGTAAAGCCAGGTGGAAAACGCACTTTCCTCGCGAAACCGGTCGAGGTGGTGGTAGACCTTGATAAAAACCTCTTGCGCCAGGTCGTCGGTCTCATCCCTGTCTCCCGTGGCCCGGAACATGAACTCGCGCACCCTGGCCTGGTGCCTCAAAACCAGCTGATCGAATGACCGCTGGTTCCCCTGCCGAAACTGCGCTATGAGCGTCCGG encodes the following:
- a CDS encoding RNA polymerase sigma factor; its protein translation is MESDRTLIAQFRQGNQRSFDQLVLRHQARVREFMFRATGDRDETDDLAQEVFIKVYHHLDRFREESAFSTWLYRVAVNVLNTHYRRQRLRSWLPLGEREEPATQSQSDEWKYQFRRLLAQLPKLSSQERQVVILRGLQELSVADTANILGTSENVVKVAYHSARKKLKGLLQDVR